aacaacaacaacctgGAAGTCAAAGGGGAGCAGCTAAATATATAAAATAGAAGGTGGCAGCTTTGGAGAAAGTGCAGCATTTGCACTCTTTTTTCTGCCATTGATGAGCACTTTCAAAAGTGGAGAAACGTTAGGTTTTTCAACAGCGCGCACAAGAACTCACCAGTTTCATTATGTTTTGTAAGCCAACCAATCCCAAAAAGGAAAACGTGGTTTCAGGCAACATAGGCGGCTAAAAAAGTTTGACAATAGCTTGGTGAATTAAGGAGAAAGTACAGATCGCCAAATCCTTGAAATTCAACTCGCAAATTATTAGTGTAGGGGCACGTAGGCTGTATTGTGAGATTTCTGAAGAACAAGAGTTGTACCCAAGTTCTTATTGCTTATTTTACTTATAGCAATAATAAATACAGCTTGTTGTTATGGCAGTGTGTGTCGTGCACCCTTTCCCTAACTATGTGGCAGAAAATGCGACTGAAGTGAACCCTTTTCTATAAAAAAGTGGATAGTCTGAAAGCAGAGTTAAGACAACTAAAGTACAACAGGCCAAGCTACTCTGTAGCTAAACAAGCTAGTGCCCCGTTTTTGAGAACATGACCGTGAATCAATCCGAAGTTTCTCACCCCAATTTCAGGTACTCTGAGCCAGCCAGCATAGCACAGCAGGTCCAGCGGGCCAGTTTGTAGCTGTTATTCTTCAGCTCGGTGGCCAGGACAGCTCCCCTCTGGGAGTCCAGCTTCTGGCGCCAGTCCACTCCATTACAATGCTGTTGAGGGGAAGGGAGGAACAACAGATGAGTGATATGAAGAGATTATCCTGCATTACATCCCACGGCTTTTTCCTAGTTTGATATTTTTTCAAACATTCTTTAAGGTTATCGGTTAGTTGGATTACCAAATCACTAAAAACACAGCAATGCGTACCAAAAGCAAAGCTGGTGATTTATTACATGTCTGGCTGGAAAAAATGAATTCTGGGAAATTTCCAAGAATTCTGAGGATatgtgaatcccccccccccccaggcctggAAAATGCAGTCAAATTCCATGACTTCCATACCAGGTTTTCCATGGCCTTAGGCAGCCCCCCCGCAgacgcatccctacagacacctcCACTAAAAGCTCtgtttcccctcctcctcctctgtcccttTGCCTTACCCTGGAGTCCCACTCATTGAGGGTCTTGATGTTAATGAAAGACACTTCTCCATTGGCTCCGGTCATCACGCCATCGTGCTCACAGCGCACAATAAGGTCAATGTCCTCCCCAAGTTTCCAGCGACGGTACCTGGGACAGAAACACAATCACTTagcctggaagaaaaaaaattcccAGCATGGCTAATGTGAGAAAAAAGACCATGTGTAGATTAATACTTGGGGTGGTTTAATGACCACATCAGGTGATCACAGTGGGCTATATATGCCCAGGTtacaacttgtgtgtgtgtgtgtgtgtgtggggggggggtgaagggggtTGTCTTAAAAAGTTTTACTAGGCAAAAAGGAGTTTAATCGCCCATCGAAATGTATGTACGGCTCATACCGCTAAATATTTCAAACAAAAAACATCCACCAAATAACATGACAACACGTCTCATGTGGTTGATAAACACTGCACACACGGAGCAGAGGTTTCCAATTCAGATATCCCGATGGATTGGCTGCTGACACTCAATAATTACGTTTACTGTTTTACAGCAAGTAATATTCTTATGAAGAAAATTATTCCTCTCGACTCTGAAAAGGGAGAGCAGGACAGATCCAGTGAAAATCCTATCAGTAATTACCCGTGGCATGACGGCATGGAATTCTTAGAAATGAAAGCCAGCACGGCGATTTCCTATCTGGATTCAAAAACTTAAACTAACCAGCAGGGGTCAGTACCCACCTATAGGCGACAGACGCCACCTCACTCTTGTCCATGTCTTCCTCCACGAATGGATTGGAGTTTGGGAACTTATAACGCTCTCCTCCCtgataaaaagaagaaaaaaataatgcaTGACACAACAATCTGGAAAGGTTTTATTATGATTTGCTCCATTATTCTCATGGTATGTGTTGAATATGTTGAACCTGTCAACCCAATATTCGCAATAATGTGAAAACTACACAGAATTATCAACCCAGAATTTCAGATTTTTATGATTTTAAGTTATAAATGCTTTTCCCCAGTTGGTTAAAAAGTGTGACTCACACGTTACAGTTTATTATATTGTGGGCATTTGAACACTGTAAGAAATGGCAAAGATGAGAGGTGACCGGGTCAAAACATTTCCTTTCAACACTGTATGTCATTGTTTAATCCAAACTTTGTTCATTCTTCTAGTCACTTTGGCAGGTAATCAACCATAATTTAGAGGTAATCAACCATAATTTAGAGCCCAATTAAAATCCAGATGGCTGTCAAAATGGTGAAGAGGATGGTTAATGTTGGAAAGTAGCAGCCAACGTTGCTGGTGGACAAAAGTCCGCTTTGCATCTCTGATGAAATTCATCATGTTAGAAATGTCCACAAAGACAGAAATTTGACCATTCCCACTTAAGCTGTCggagaaagcaaaaaaagaagaagcaaaagtcaattcccaatgccccagtacagtgatggggacactgtagcAGATGTCGTCCTTTGgaagagacgttaaaccgaggtcctgactcactgtggtcattaaagagcccatggcacttactgcaaagagtaggggtttcCCCTGGTATCCTGGAAAAAATCcctaacctggctctctccatctgaccacgtaatcatctcatcttatcatcagccacttctctggggtcgggtcacggcagcagcaagctaattagggcaactccagacgtccctctccccagcaacgccctccagctcctcctgggggattcccaaggggttcccaggacagattggacatgtagtccctccagcgagttctgggtctactctggggtctcctccctgttggtcatgcccggaaaacctccaaaggaaggcgcccaggaggcatcctgatcagatgcccgaaccacctcaactggctccttccaacgtgaaggagcaggggctctactccgagctctccccggatgtccaagctcctcaccctctctaaggctgagcccagagacCCTACAGAGGGAACTcataagctcatgaccataggtgagggttggaacgaggactgactggtaaattgagagctttgccttccggctcagctcccttttcaccacaacggtccagtacaacatccaccttactgctgatgctgcaccaatccgcttgtcaatctcccgctccatcctaccctcactcgtgaacaagacctcaagatacttgaactccttaacttgaagcaacaactcattcccaacccagagggagcaatccaccattttccggtagagaaccatggcctcagacttggaggtgctgactctcatcccggccatttcacactcagctgcaaaccgacccagtgcgcgctggaagttgcgttctgatgaagccaacaaaaccacattatctgtgaagagcagagatgcgattttgaggttcccaaaacagacatactcctcaccttggctgcgccttgagatcctgtccatgaatatcacaaacagaatcggagacaaaggacaaccttggcggagtccgacacccaccgaaaacgtgtttgatgttctgccgagaatgcggacacagctctcactttggttatacaaggaccggatggcttgtagcaactgccccagtaccccatattcccgcagtactccccacagagtgccccggggtacatggtcgtaagcctcctccaagtccacaaaacacatgtatactggctggtcaaactcccatgcctcccctcagcacttccgcaagggtaaagagctggtccgttgttccacagccaggatggaatccgcattgttcctcctgaatctgaggttcgacaattggtcacagcctcctttccagcaccctagagtagactttcccagggaggctgagcagtgtgatgccccaataattggagcacaccttccggtcacctaatcatcccccagtcTAACTAGCACATTGATTCCTTCCCTCGCCACCTGAAGCTGATGTGTGATGagtattctggtgcaaaatggctgcatcACCCTGGTGGGTGCTATatattggtggtggttggggtgagtttccccccttctatgtgaagcactttgggtgtctagataaagcgctatataaatgtaatccattattattattattattattaataataaagtATCAGCTTTTGGGGCACCCAAGCGGCTTAGCATGTTAAGTTTCATTAAAGTCAGAGTTTAAAAGATCTTTAAAATATCAGTTATGAGTATAAATTAATTTTGACTTAATTCAATATGCTTTATATATTTCCCAATTTGTATATGTGATAAACTTCTCCTTTTATTAGGATGGGGGTGGAATCTACCAGCCAGTGCACCCAAAACAGAGATGTTTTAACAAAGATGGCAAGTATTCAAAAATgcattttgtttttcaattttgAAAAACATGTTAATAGGCTCAAAATTATATCTTACCCAAAGCATTAGTAAATAGCTTACATACTTGGGTTAAGGTGAACCTACCATGCGCAAGCACTGCTGGCTGAAGTTGTGGTTGATGTATGTGGCCTCCATGGCCAGGTTACGGGGAGAGTTGAAAGAATTGCCCTCATCTTGAGGTGGCTCGTTGGCGGTCTCACTCACGGTCAACAAATCTGAAGCGTGTCAGATATTAGACATATATTAGAGCATTTCAGTTCAAAATATAAAGCTGCCACATTAATGTATGTTGACTGATGTTTTAGAGCGAGGTCTTTAGCATAATTAGGTTTGAATATGCCTCATAAACCCTCACCAAAGTCAGCGTTGTCTCTCTTGTCAAAGAAGAGCTTGTTGCCCACTCTCTCCACAATAACATCCCAAGAGTTGACTGAGCGTGTGCAGCACATCAAGGTGGCCAAGATGGCGTCAGTGGCAAACACATTGCCCTGGGTCTTTGCCAGCTAAATAGGACGATTAAACATAATTGTTCATTAATTAGAACATTCAATTTGAAAACAAAATTAAGAGCCACACAGTCAAACAATGGCCACAGTTAGACAATGCAAAACATTCTTAATAGTAATTGATCCTGGTCTTTGGAACAACATTTTGCATGCCCTGGTACCTTGCGGATGACTGGGTCATCAGTGGTAGTGACAGTGTGGAAAATCCTCTTGATGCTTTTGAGCTGTCTCTCATTGCGAGTGGTGACACGGTCAAAGGCCTTGTCATAGTACTCCAAGGCACCACAGCACTCACTGAAAAGGTTGTGGGACAAAAAGATGTAAAATCTCTTGAATCTACCTAAATAAAAGATGAATGATATTTAATAAGCTAGTCTGATTcggttcagttctgtgtataagtTCCTCACATGTCTGTGGGGTCAGCCACCTCCATGTATCTCATCTTCATAAGCCTGGGGAAGTCcatctcttccttcacttcccaGTCACTCCTCACCTCCACAGAGGAATCTCTGGGTTTCAGTTGGGCCTgtaggaataataataataataataataataacgtatTTGGTATAGAAATACAGTTTTTCTATAATAAAACCATTACACTATAAAAGAACAGAAGGTTGCCACAAAAGTACAACAGCAAAAACTAAGACATAGCATTATGGTAATAAGAACCTAGATATAGTAATGGTGAGGGTTTTGGGAAATAGATTTGCTGTCAAACCACAAAAATACTATCAAATCCCTCGCACTGGCCAACAACACAGCTAAACATAAAAATACAGATATGGGAGGGAAAAGGGCAGtaggaagaaataaagacagatttAGTATTAGCAAGTGTAAAGATGGTAAGAACTACTTACTTCTAAATCGTCCCTTACAAAGAGTCTCACCAAAATGATCATTCATACAACAGGTCAGCAATTAATACCTCCGAGTTTGCTGACTAGGGGCATACCTGGGATTTTTGGTCCCACTTCTGACGGACACCAAACTGTTTTTGGAACTTCTTCTGCAAGCGCATACGATCCCtggacaaagcaaaaaaaaaaaaaaaaaaaaaaaaaagtcaagttaGAGCAAGGATTCTTAAAACCTGGGTTCTAAGTTGTAAGTCATGGGCCCACATTGTCTGAATTTAGTTTTGTTCTGGGTCCAAGGATCATGTGATACTCTTAAACAGAGCCTCTTCTGACGAAATGTGGGTCCAGagctctcacctctccttctgcTTGGCGCTCTTAGGCAGCGTCTGCATGTTGAATTGGGTGAGGTTCCTGCGGTCCTTGTCCCTGCGCAGATTTCTCTGATAACAGAAAAGTCGACCTGTTAATCGGCCACTTTAAACAAGCTACAGAAGGTGAGACACTTTAAATAAACTGATACAAAGCCCATTTCATCCAATATCAAATCTCTGTAGTTTTGTGCACTGTAGATGGGAGTTTATTGTACCTGAGCAAAACGCATGCGGTTCCTCTGGTAGGCAGTTTTCTGTGTCTTTGCAGTGTCCACCAACTGGAAACTAGTTTCATCCTCCTCATGAAAATAGGCATACTGGCTACCTCCTCCAAACTGAGAAGAATACTTATCTGAGGAGGCAAAATGGAATGTGCTCATTTAGTTTCTTGTGGACTTGTTAAGCCAAGTTTACACTAAAGGTTCACAATGAAACTGTTTTAGAATGTTGCAGAGGAAAAAGTTGCAGCAGTGTAAACTACACCGTCTCAGCTGGAATCAAGCCGGATGATGGAGTCACCTGTGACTGAGCTTGTCAAGTCGCCAGTTTTAGAACATAAGGTACATCATCTGTTTCAGCAGCCAATCAACTGCAACTGTAGGAAGCAACTCACTATCACTATCCTCATTCATATTTTGACACGCTACAAAGTATCTAGCTAGAAAAATGCCTTAAAAGCCGGCAGTTAGAACGGAAATACAGAGTAGTTATAGAAACGACACACCATCTCATCTAGTGTCACTGGTGTAAACTGACAAGATT
The nucleotide sequence above comes from Lampris incognitus isolate fLamInc1 chromosome 10, fLamInc1.hap2, whole genome shotgun sequence. Encoded proteins:
- the eif3d gene encoding eukaryotic translation initiation factor 3 subunit D isoform X2; amino-acid sequence: MAKFNAPVIQDNPSGWGPCAVPEKFKDMPYQPFSKGDRLGKVADWTGATYQDKRYTNKYSSQFGGGSQYAYFHEEDETSFQLVDTAKTQKTAYQRNRMRFAQRNLRRDKDRRNLTQFNMQTLPKSAKQKERDRMRLQKKFQKQFGVRQKWDQKSQAQLKPRDSSVEVRSDWEVKEEMDFPRLMKMRYMEVADPTDIECCGALEYYDKAFDRVTTRNERQLKSIKRIFHTVTTTDDPVIRKLAKTQGNVFATDAILATLMCCTRSVNSWDVIVERVGNKLFFDKRDNADFDLLTVSETANEPPQDEGNSFNSPRNLAMEATYINHNFSQQCLRMGGERYKFPNSNPFVEEDMDKSEVASVAYRYRRWKLGEDIDLIVRCEHDGVMTGANGEVSFINIKTLNEWDSRHCNGVDWRQKLDSQRGAVLATELKNNSYKLARWTCCAMLAGSEYLKLGYVSRYHVKDSARHVILGTQQFKPNEFASQINLSMENAWGILRCVIDICRKLDEGKYLILKDPNKQVIRVYSLPDGTFSSDEDEEDEEEEEEEEEEEEEN
- the eif3d gene encoding eukaryotic translation initiation factor 3 subunit D isoform X1, giving the protein MAKFNAPVIQDNPSGWGPCAVPEKFKDMPYQPFSKGDRLGKVADWTGATYQDKRYTNKYSSQFGGGSQYAYFHEEDETSFQLVDTAKTQKTAYQRNRMRFAQRNLRRDKDRRNLTQFNMQTLPKSAKQKERDRMRLQKKFQKQFGVRQKWDQKSQAQLKPRDSSVEVRSDWEVKEEMDFPRLMKMRYMEVADPTDIECCGALEYYDKAFDRVTTRNERQLKSIKRIFHTVTTTDDPVIRKLAKTQGNVFATDAILATLMCCTRSVNSWDVIVERVGNKLFFDKRDNADFDLLTVSETANEPPQDEGNSFNSPRNLAMEATYINHNFSQQCLRMGGERYKFPNSNPFVEEDMDKSEVASVAYRYRRWKLGEDIDLIVRCEHDGVMTGANGEVSFINIKTLNEWDSRHCNGVDWRQKLDSQRGAVLATELKNNSYKLARWTCCAMLAGSEYLKLGYVSRYHVKDSARHVILGTQQFKPNEFASQINLSMENAWGILRCVIDICRKLDEGKYLILKDPNKQVIRVYSLPDGTFSSDEDEEDEEEEEEEEEEGCLGSALEIE